In Xanthocytophaga agilis, the genomic stretch AACCTGATTTTACTGGATGATGCTCCACTGTATAATGCATCCCACCTGCTGGGTTTTCTTTCGGTATTCAATGAAGATGCTATCAAAAATATAACACTCTACAAAGGCTATTTCCCGATACGGTATGGAGGGCGTTTATCGTCTGTATTAGATCTGCGCATGAAAGAAGGAAATACCAAAATCTTTCGGGCTGCTGGTGGTGCAAGCCTGCTGGGTGGAGCACGGTTGGTAGCTGAAGGCCCTCTCCTGAAAGGAAAAGGCTCATTTATGGTAGCCGGACGGCGCACGTTTGCCGAGCCTCTGCTGTGGTTAGCTACCACAGACTCTACTAACCGTGTACAGTTTAAAGGTACCCGCCTTTACTTTTATGACCTGAACGGAAAGATGAATTATACTTTCAACGAACGGAACAGCCTGTTTCTTTCGGCATACATAGGTAGAGATGTAAACAAACTTTCCATTCTGGACTATGCCATTAACTGGGGCAATGTCACCGGATCACTTCGATGGAATCATATTTTTAACCCCAGGCTTTTCTCCCATTTCTCGCTTATCTACAGCAACTATGATTACAATCTGAATACACCTTCTGCTGGAAACCTGTTTGACTGGCGGTCTAGAATCAAAGACTGGAATGCCAAAGCAGATTTTTCGTATATCAAAAATGAATCCCTCTCATTTACTTTCGGTCTTAATACCATCAGCCATACCCTGCGTCCAGGGTATAACCAAGTCAGTAGTACATACGATATTCCCAGCCGGAATGCACTCGAAACTGCTATCTATGGAGGACTGGAAGGAAAGATAAATGAGAAACTATCCATAGAACTGGGGCTTCGATATTCTCTCTTTCAGAATATTGGAAAAACAACCATTTATTCCTTCAATCAAGGCACTGTCACAGATTCTGTCCACTATTCCAAAGGCAAGATTTTCCATACCTCACAGGGATTTGAACCCCGGTTTCAGTTCAGTTACCGGATCAATCAACAAAGTTCTCTAAAGGCCAGCTATATGCGTAGTACCCAGTACCTGCAGATGTTATCCAACTCCTCTCTTTCCTTTACAGCTTTTGACATCTGGTATCCCAGTGGCCCTCATCTCAACCCATTGCGTTCCAATCAGTATTCTATAGGGTACTTCAGAGAGTTACCTAACTATGCTATGCGATTTTCGGTAGAGGCTTATTACAAAACCGTCGCTAATCAGACCGATTTCAGAGATAATGCCCAACTGGTATTTAACCCCTATATAGAAGGCGAATTACTGTTTGGAAAGGGGCAGTCCTATGGAATTGAATTTCTACTTCAGAAGAGTACAGGACGTTTTACTGGGATGCTCTCCTATACCTTTTCCAGAGCCAAAAAACAGATCAAAGGTATCAACAATGGCAATCCCTATCCTGCCCTGTATGATCAGCCCAATAAAATTGCTTTTACAGGGCACTATGAACTTTCCAGTCGGCTTTCGGTATCTGCCAGCTGGATTTACACTACTGGCAATCCCGTCAATCTACCTACCGAAAGTTTTCAGTATGAGGGACAAACCATTCCTGTGTATGGTAGCCGCAATGCAAGTCGCTTACCTGATTACCACCGCCTGGATCTTTCGGCTACACTGAAAGGCAAAGATAAACCTGCCAGCAAGTTTAGTCACTACTTTGTCTTTTCGATCTATAATGCCTATGCCCGCAAGAATCCGATGACCATTTACATCGGAGAAGATCTTTCAGCTACAAGAGACCGAAACAATCCTAAAACAGTAGCTAACCGGATTTATCTGTTTTCCATTGTACCTACTATATCCTATACTATTGTACTAAAATGAATGCATTTAGAAACTATTGTCTTCTTATTACACTTCTGTGCATGCTGCTGGCTACATCCTGTGTAGAACAAATGGATTTGCATGAAATAAACGGTAATGTTACAGGCAGGATCGTAGTGGAAGGACTAATCACCAATGAGAAGAAAGCACATCTGATCCGGATAAGCCGGACAGATGTACCAATCCCTCAATCACCGCAGGCAGGTGTATCACAGGCTAATGTTTCTATTTCAGAAGGAGCACATACCTATCTGCTACATCCATTAGATACTCTCCCCGGCATATATGCCACTGAGGATACTGTACAGGGTGAGGTAGGTAAGACCTACACATTACATATAGAAATAGATGGACAGGTATACACGGCTTCCTCTACCATGGAACCTGTCACGCCATTTACACCTGAAAAGGAAATATTCCGGACGCCCAATCGGATCGAAAATCCATTGCCGGATAACTTTGCTATTTATCAGCTGGAATTTCCAAAAGTACGATATGGTGTAGCCAAACCCGCAAAGGTGGTCTATCTGGCAAAAGACCCGATAACTCAGGATATGCTCAATGCTTTTCACTATGAATTTCCTGGTGTAGATCCACAAGGATTTCTGTTAAACTTTCAGGGGCATAATGCACAACTGATGCTGGAAGAGGGAACCGTGATACAACAATACAAATACTCACTATCACAGGAAAACTACGAATTCACACGGGCAGTATACGCACAGACAGCCTTCAAAGGAGGATTATTTGACCGGGTTGTGGCAAATGTTCCTACCAATATGAGCAATGGTGCCCTAGGCTTTTTTGGTGCTTCAGAATTCATCTCCCGCTCGTTTGTCTTCCGCAAAGACCTATTGCAGTAATGGGTTTAGAAGTAGAATTGAGACTTAGAGTTATTGTACTGACCTACTGACTTTCAATAAGGAGAATTCACCCATTCTTTTATTATTTTTTTCTCAATACTAGTATCGTTTTGCCAAAGAAAGACTGTATAAGCATCATTACCTTCTAAGCCATCTTCGCTAATGGTATCTAGCCCCTGATATCCAATTAGTGCTTGATATATACCTGCTGGAATTCGAAACTCAAGTAGATTGTCAGGGTATTCCATGGCATTATATATGGATAAAATACCAGAGGAAATAGTTATGCTAGCTTCTACTACCTGATCATACTCTTTGATATCAATATCAGGCTTTATAGCCAAAACGGCTATTTTTAAAGGTACATTCATATTTCTAACTGTAAAAACATTGAGTACTCCTTTCCCAACACTAAGCAATGACGTCATTTCCTCTTTATCAAATTTGGGCATGTGAGATGCTATACTGTTAGAATCTTCTATTTCAATCTGAAAATAATCCGCAAAAATAGTCAGGTTATACTCCATTGTTACTAAGTAGGCGATTGTCCACCTTCATTAAAGGTGAAAAAAACTTGCTAAAAATATGAAACTTGGTTTTAAATAGTAAACAGACATTCTATTCTTTATTGGTTACAGCACAACATAGCAGGTATGCTTTTTGAATTCTGCTGGAACATGGCAACATTATGGAAATACCTCCGTCCTCATCAATCACTTATTTTTCTGTCCTTATTATTTGCAACTGGAGCCCAACTGCTAACATTAGTAGATCCCATCATCTTTGGAAAAATTGTAGATGAGTATGCAAACACTGCTGTGGTAGCTACTGCTTATCCTCCAGACATCGTTAGTCAGGTGCTTGTCTGGCTGGGAATAGCCTTTGCGGTAGCGTTGGGAGCCCGTTTGTTTAAAGCCTTGCAAGAGTATACAACACGTCTTACTGTTGCCCGTTTTGGCCGTCAGATCTTTGACGAAGGCCTCCGGCAAACCTTGCGCCTTTCGTTTCCGGAATTTGAAGAAAGTAGCAGTGGAGAAACACTTTCCATTCTGCAAAAGGTAAAGACAGATACAGAGCGTTTTGTGCAATCATTTATCAATGTGCTGTTTTCTACACTGGTTGGAGTAGCGTTTCTGATCTGGTATAGCATTACCAAAAATGGTGTACTGATCGCATTTTTCCTGTTAGGAATAGTGTTGTTGGGGTCATTGAGTGGACTACTTTCCAAACAAATTAAATCCATCCAGCGGTCTATTAATAAACAAACCAACCGCCTGTCAGGTGTGATTACAGAGAGCCTGCGCAATGTGGAACTGATTCGTAGTCTGGGGCTCACATTTTCCGAAATCCGCCATCTGAAAGACTTAACCCTGAAGATTTTTGATCTGGAAAGGACAAAAGCAAAACGTGTACAGTCACTTTCATTTTTTCAGGGTATTACACTGGCACTATTGCGTCATTCGATTCTGTTTATTCTGCTCTGGCTTATTTTTCACAAACAACTCAGCAATGGTGAACTTATCACAATGCAGTTTATTTCAACAACCATCTTTGGGCCTTTGCAAGACTTGGGTAATCTGATTTTGCAGTACAGAGAAGTTGAGGCTTCTATCCAGCATTTTGATGGTTTGATGAAAAAGCCTGTAGAGCAACGTCCGCCTCAATGGGTTGAGATAGATCAGTTGCATACACTACGATTTGAAGATGTTGTTTTTCGTCATAAGACTGCCTCTTACAATGCAATTGACGGTATTTCCTTTGAAGTTAAAAAAGGCGAAACCATTGCTTTTGTAGGACCATCCGGTTCAGGAAAATCCACGCTGGTAAAGTTGCTGGTAGGATTATATACTCCACAACATGGAAAAATTTATTTCAATGAGCATCTCTCGTCTACTATCCGCTACAATCCCCTTCGACGACAGATCGGCTTTGTATCTCAGGATACCCATTTGTTTGCAGGCAGCATAGCCGATAACCTGCGACTGGTAAAACCTGATGCTACAGAGGAACAACTAAGGGACGCCATGGAAAAAGCATCTGCCACCCGTCTCCTGACCCGTTCGGCAGATGGACTCAATACCATGCTGGGAGAAAACGGTTTGAAGTTATCTGGAGGAGAAAAACAACGACTTTCCATTGCGCGGGCGTTGTTACGCCAACCCCAACTGCTGATTTTTGATGAGGCAACATCTGCTCTCGATTCTATCACAGAAGAAGATATTACAGATACAATTCGTGAGATCTCACAACGTAGAGGTCAGATCACCATTCTGATAGCCCATCGGCTGTCTACTATCCTGCATGCAGATGTGATCTATGTACTCGAAAAAGGAAAGATTGTGGAAATGGGTAATCACGATGATCTTCTGAAACAGAAAGGATTGTACTATGCTATGTGGAGGCAACAAATCGGTGAACGCAGATTTGCCTGAAAGGCAAATTGTCCCTATCAAAAAGATGCAAGATCATAAACGTGTAGTTCGAGAAAGCAATGTGTTTTCTACCTTCTGGTTTTTGTTATAACATATTCTTTAACAATGAGTTGAGTATTTGACCAATCTCCTTTAACTTCCGCCTACTTTACTTACACAATCTATTCACTTTATTCAATACTACCCATTTATGCAAGAGCAAATACATGAGAAGTTTAAGATATTTCGTGGAAAGGCCAATGGAGGTTCTTTCACTCAGGTGTTTAAAGACATTGAAGGTTTTGCTAATCTTCCTAACCACTCTGCCAAAAGTATTGGTGTAGAATATCTGGAACAAGCAGATGAATTACTGATCACTTTAGGGTATACAGATATTGAAGGACAAGGAAACGACATTGCGATTAAACTTATTCCTGTAGGAAATATCAGTGAAGAGCCTTCCCTATTGGAAAGCAAAATTGCACAAGCTGCTCAATCGCTTACCCAGGTAATCTGTCATGCCTTTTACGTAACTAAAAACAACGATATGGAAATCGTGTTTATGTATGATATTTGAGACTGTCTGGAAACAAAAATTCCCAGAAGGAAACCTTCGGGGAATTTCAGTAACAAACCACTTACAACCTAAATTTTATTTTTATATCTATGATCAGACTTGCATCTGAGGATATGTCTGCTTGACTAACACTACAAAGGTACTACAACTTTACTTTTTGTAAAGTCGTAATCTGCTCATTATCATACATGTATGCCTTCTTTTAGATTTTTTAGGAAAATAGCGTTTCAGAGCTGTAATGTGCTGATAAATAGAGATATAAACCGTATTTGGAGAGAAATAGAAATATGTAGGATATATCAAGGTGCTTTTACTTTTATATAATTCTTGAAAGTTTCTTTCATTACTATTAAGTATCATGAAGAAACTTGTTGATAATCAATGATGTAGTTAGCGGATTGAATTATTGCTGCAGATAGCCATATACCTGAAAGGTTTTTTCCTGTATAGAATCTGTGTTATCCCAATAGCGGTGATCCAACTCGTCTAGTGCCTTTGTTTCCTCTTCTGTCAGGTATTTAGGTATATCCCATAAAGCTGTAAGACGGTCATCCTCTCCTAGTCTTTCAATGATGCTATACTGTTGTGTAATAATATCCAGACACTCATTGGCTTGCAGTTTAGTCAGACAACGGACTGCATGGGTATAACAGTCATACCCCCAGTTACAGAAAAACTGAATAAAGCCACCATTGTACATATCCATTTCCAGCTTCCAAAGAGCTGCCAGTTCCTGTTCCTCCTCAGATAAGCTATCCCAGTCATGTCCACCAGTTTTACTGAGTTTTGTGACATATGCTGATGTAAAGTCAAACCATTTTTTATCAAGGTCAGTAAGTCCGGAATCTGTCATACGATTAGTTTAGATCAGTATTTTGATTTTTCCGCAAAATATCAGAATTATGGTTAGACATGAATAAAAAATAACCATAATCTGTCTGCTGATCAAAATAGAAATGACTAGAGCGTGTTGATAAGTATCTGATCCAGATTAAGGCCCAGGCCAGATGAATCATAGCTAAAAGGAAACCTTGGATAATCAGAAGATCGGTATTCAGTTCTATAATTTCATGCTCATAAACATGGCCTTTTAAACAAAGCATCTTCGGACGTTTAAACAAAGTCGAGTGCTTTGAGAGCTTCTACCTTTGTCTCAACAAAAACAAATTAAAATCATGAGACAAAACAATTATCAGGGAGCGTTGCAACAACCAGTAGGTTCCGGGTTTAACGCCAAATCAACAACAACTGAAGTAATCAAGGGTATCGACCTTTCCGGGAAAATCGCCATCGTAACCGGAGGTAACACTGGCATCGGGTTGGAAACAACAAGAACGCTTGCAACGGCAGGTGCAACCGTAATCGTGCCTGCCAGAGACATAGAAAAGGCAAAACGTAATCTTGAAGGTATCAATAATGTAGAACTTGAACCGCTGGATCTCATGAGTCCGGATTCAATTGATGCTTTTGCTAAAAAGTTCATCGCTTCGGGCAGACCACTTTATCTACTCATTAATAATGCCGGCATCATGTGGGTTCCGCTACGTAGAGACAACCGTGGTATTGAATCACAGTTAGCGACTAACTACTTAGCTCAGTTTCAACTTACAGCGAGGTTATGGCCAGCCCTTAAAAAAGCTAATGGTGCGCGCGTAGTGAATGTCTCTTCACAGGGTCATCAGTTCGCACCATTCAATTTTGATGATCCGAATTTTATAAACAGGGAATACGAAACGTTACAAGGATATGGTCAATCCAAGACGGCTGTCAACTTGTTTTCAATGGAGTTGGATAATCGCGCACAATCATCCAACGTACGTGTGTACAGTGTACATCCAGGCTCTATCGCAGGAACTGAGTTAGGAAGAGAAGCATCATTGGAACTATTTCAGAAAATGGGATTCCTTGATGCAGATGGTAACCTTCTGCCGGAAGTAGCGGCTTCATTAAAGACCATCCCGCAAGGTGCCGCTACTACGGTATGGTGTGCTACTTCACCAAAGCTTACCACTATCGGAGGCGTTTATTGTGAAGATGGAGAAGTTGCTGAGTTGGCTTCTGATACCAGTATGTCTGCTGGCGTAAAATCATATTCATTAGATGAAGTCAGTGCCAGGCGCTTGTGGACATGGAGCGAAGAACTCACTGGCATTTCATTCAAAATTTAATCATCGTCTTAACGATACTTACTAATATGACAAGTCTTAAAAATAAAGTTGCTGTGATAACAGGCGGCAACAGTGGAATAGGATATGCGACAGCAAAAGCATTGCGTGAAGCGGGTGCGAATGTAATTATAACAGGTCGAAGAAAGGAAGCAGTTGAAAAAGCCGCCCAAGACCTAAATGTAAGCAGCTTAGTGTCCGATCAGTCCATATTGTCGGACATTGAGACCCTGGCAGCCAACGTTGCGCAGCAATTTGGTAAAGTGGATATATTACTGATCAATGCAGGGATCACAAAATTCGCACCTATTGAGCTGATAACAGAAAATGTATTTAATGAAGTCATGGATGTTAATTTCAAGGGCGCTTATTTTACGTTAAGTAAATTCATTCCTGTATTGAATGATAGTGCATCGGTAATACTCTTGTCTTCCACGTCTGCTACCATTTCCCCTCCAGGTGCATCGGTATATGCGGCAAGCAAGGCAGCATTGAATGCCGTAATGAAAATTGCCGCCCTTGAGTTGGCTTCACGAAAAATTCGTGTAAATTCCGTCAGTCCTGGCCCTGTATCTACGGAGATTATGAATAAACTTGGTCTGGATAAAAATGTTGAGGAACAAATGATTGGCAGCATTCCATTAGCAAGGTTTGGAAAAGCCAGTGAAGTTGCAGATCTGATCACATTTTTATCAGGAGACAACGCTTCATTTATTACGGGTTCTAATTTTCTCATTGATGGTGGTCAGTCTGTGTAATATACAGTTGATAATACCCGAATGAGGCACAAGAAAAATAACCAAGCTGGCAGAGATTGTTTGCTCAATAATAACTGAAAGACAGAATGGAGTTTAAAGCAAAGTACATAACCGATGATATTAAACTTTCCTGGTATGAGGATAAGTTTTTCAAATCAGACATCATGTTTGATCATCACATGCTTGTGTGGTTTATTTCAGGAGAAACTAAAATTGTCCAGGCCGATGCCTCGTACATTTTTAAAAAGGGTGACATCTTCCTGATTCCCAGAAATCAGCTTGCTACTATTATCAATTATCCGAAAGATGGTAGTCCTCATAAGACAGTGGTTATGCATCTATCTACTACCAGACTTCGGGAGTTTTACGCCAACCTGAATGTGAAACCAAAAGCATCAGAGCAGCGAATCCTTCATTATAACAATCATCCGCTATTGGAAAGTTGCCTCTCTTCTCTCATACCATACTTTGATATGAAAGAGCTCCCAACGGAAATTGCTTCTTTGAAGATCACCGAAGCCATCAGCATTCTAAGAAGCATCGATAAGAGCATCGATAACGTGTTAGCTAATTTTGAAGAGCCTGGAAAAATTGATCTGATCACGTACATGGAGAAAAACTTTATGTTCAATCTGCCTTTGGAAAAATTCGGTTATCTCACTGGAAGAAGTCTCACCACGTTCAAAAGGGATTTTAGTAAGGCATTCAATACAACTCCTCAGCGATGGCTTACGAAAAAACGATTGGAGCTGGCACATTACCAATTTGTAGAGAAGAAAAAGAAGCCAATCGAAGTATGTTATGAGGTGGGCTTTGAAAACCTATCGCATTTTTCGTATGCTTTCAAAAAGCAGTTCGGTTATGCACCTTCCGCGTTGGTCGATAAAGAGAGGTGAGGCTGTTCATTTCAACTTACTAAGATGATAAGTATATTTATTCTGCATCTGATCAGAAAATTTCTGTCCAGAAAAAAGAAAGTACCCGTAATCACGAATATGCAATACACTAATGCAAACGGTGATGCCTGATTGGAAGGGGACACCGTTGGTGATTCCGCTGATGAACCCATGGGCAAACCTGAACAAATTAGTAAAGGGCTTTCGATGTCTTGCCACTCGCCATAAAAAAACTGCTGTTTTCTTTTTGGCTATGGTATATCTGGCCTGTGCCTTAGTCTGGATCAGATAATTTGTCAATACGCTCTATAGTATTCGAATCATTTTTGTGTTTGACCAGAATACCGATCCCGTTCAATAAATATTCGAATAATGGTCAATTTTAGGTTTGACCTAAACTCTGTTCACTTTCTGAGTTTGACCAGAGTTTAGGTCAATGGTGAGAAATATCGGATTTCTGGTCAGGATGGAAGAATATCAGAATTCTGATAATGCATACAAGCCATCAGAGCTTTGATAGAAATAAGAAATCGCCACGTCCAATATTATCTACTCTGACCGAAGTGACTGAGTAGGATTTGCCAAGGCTGACCGAATAGCCTGAACACAGATGGTTGCCAGGGCAATAATAAATGCTATGGCACCAGATAGTCCAAACATCCACCATCTAATCTCTATTTTATAGGTAAACTTTTGCAACCATTCATGCATGATATACCAGATAAGCGGAATCGTGGCAATGAAGGCAATGCCAATCAACCAGAGAAAATCGCCAGAGAGAAGCAACACAATCTGTTGAACGGAAGCCCCCAGTACTTTACGGATACCTATTTCTTTGGTGCGTTGTTCAGATGTATGAGTAATCAGCCCAAACAGTCCCAGGCAGGATATAAAAATAGAGATAACTGCAAATACCCGGAAAGCATCAAAGATCAGATTCTCAACCAGGTAATTCTTTGCCAGCGTGTCTTTCAAAAAAGCATATTGGTACACTCCTTCAGGAAATGCTTCTTTCCATGTATCCTCTATAAAAGCTAAAGTTGATTGTATGGCAAGAGGATTGTTGTGTGGGAGTTGCAGTCGAATACTACTTTCTTCAATAAAGTCTTTGTTCCAGAGAAGCAAGACACAAGGTTTGATAGATTGCTGCAATGATGTATTGTGAAAATCTCTGACAACCCCCACAATAGGTGCTTCGCCTTCACT encodes the following:
- a CDS encoding TonB-dependent receptor, coding for MRIISTFSYLLLVCACLSFSGAYSIEGHSYQQQKRYTISGYVRDSTSGEVLAGATISTRDPSHQVTSNTYGFYSFSLPEGSYTLYYSYVGYHTTSHTITLTADQQIDVQLPIQSIGLEEVVVTETQPSATPDAMGSHQLSMQMVRQIPALGGASDIIKSLQLLPAVTTIGEGSTGFFVRGGGSDQNLILLDDAPLYNASHLLGFLSVFNEDAIKNITLYKGYFPIRYGGRLSSVLDLRMKEGNTKIFRAAGGASLLGGARLVAEGPLLKGKGSFMVAGRRTFAEPLLWLATTDSTNRVQFKGTRLYFYDLNGKMNYTFNERNSLFLSAYIGRDVNKLSILDYAINWGNVTGSLRWNHIFNPRLFSHFSLIYSNYDYNLNTPSAGNLFDWRSRIKDWNAKADFSYIKNESLSFTFGLNTISHTLRPGYNQVSSTYDIPSRNALETAIYGGLEGKINEKLSIELGLRYSLFQNIGKTTIYSFNQGTVTDSVHYSKGKIFHTSQGFEPRFQFSYRINQQSSLKASYMRSTQYLQMLSNSSLSFTAFDIWYPSGPHLNPLRSNQYSIGYFRELPNYAMRFSVEAYYKTVANQTDFRDNAQLVFNPYIEGELLFGKGQSYGIEFLLQKSTGRFTGMLSYTFSRAKKQIKGINNGNPYPALYDQPNKIAFTGHYELSSRLSVSASWIYTTGNPVNLPTESFQYEGQTIPVYGSRNASRLPDYHRLDLSATLKGKDKPASKFSHYFVFSIYNAYARKNPMTIYIGEDLSATRDRNNPKTVANRIYLFSIVPTISYTIVLK
- a CDS encoding DUF4249 family protein, which encodes MNAFRNYCLLITLLCMLLATSCVEQMDLHEINGNVTGRIVVEGLITNEKKAHLIRISRTDVPIPQSPQAGVSQANVSISEGAHTYLLHPLDTLPGIYATEDTVQGEVGKTYTLHIEIDGQVYTASSTMEPVTPFTPEKEIFRTPNRIENPLPDNFAIYQLEFPKVRYGVAKPAKVVYLAKDPITQDMLNAFHYEFPGVDPQGFLLNFQGHNAQLMLEEGTVIQQYKYSLSQENYEFTRAVYAQTAFKGGLFDRVVANVPTNMSNGALGFFGASEFISRSFVFRKDLLQ
- a CDS encoding ABC transporter ATP-binding protein, with the protein product MATLWKYLRPHQSLIFLSLLFATGAQLLTLVDPIIFGKIVDEYANTAVVATAYPPDIVSQVLVWLGIAFAVALGARLFKALQEYTTRLTVARFGRQIFDEGLRQTLRLSFPEFEESSSGETLSILQKVKTDTERFVQSFINVLFSTLVGVAFLIWYSITKNGVLIAFFLLGIVLLGSLSGLLSKQIKSIQRSINKQTNRLSGVITESLRNVELIRSLGLTFSEIRHLKDLTLKIFDLERTKAKRVQSLSFFQGITLALLRHSILFILLWLIFHKQLSNGELITMQFISTTIFGPLQDLGNLILQYREVEASIQHFDGLMKKPVEQRPPQWVEIDQLHTLRFEDVVFRHKTASYNAIDGISFEVKKGETIAFVGPSGSGKSTLVKLLVGLYTPQHGKIYFNEHLSSTIRYNPLRRQIGFVSQDTHLFAGSIADNLRLVKPDATEEQLRDAMEKASATRLLTRSADGLNTMLGENGLKLSGGEKQRLSIARALLRQPQLLIFDEATSALDSITEEDITDTIREISQRRGQITILIAHRLSTILHADVIYVLEKGKIVEMGNHDDLLKQKGLYYAMWRQQIGERRFA
- a CDS encoding DMP19 family protein produces the protein MTDSGLTDLDKKWFDFTSAYVTKLSKTGGHDWDSLSEEEQELAALWKLEMDMYNGGFIQFFCNWGYDCYTHAVRCLTKLQANECLDIITQQYSIIERLGEDDRLTALWDIPKYLTEEETKALDELDHRYWDNTDSIQEKTFQVYGYLQQ
- a CDS encoding SDR family NAD(P)-dependent oxidoreductase, whose translation is MSQQKQIKIMRQNNYQGALQQPVGSGFNAKSTTTEVIKGIDLSGKIAIVTGGNTGIGLETTRTLATAGATVIVPARDIEKAKRNLEGINNVELEPLDLMSPDSIDAFAKKFIASGRPLYLLINNAGIMWVPLRRDNRGIESQLATNYLAQFQLTARLWPALKKANGARVVNVSSQGHQFAPFNFDDPNFINREYETLQGYGQSKTAVNLFSMELDNRAQSSNVRVYSVHPGSIAGTELGREASLELFQKMGFLDADGNLLPEVAASLKTIPQGAATTVWCATSPKLTTIGGVYCEDGEVAELASDTSMSAGVKSYSLDEVSARRLWTWSEELTGISFKI
- a CDS encoding SDR family NAD(P)-dependent oxidoreductase, translated to MTSLKNKVAVITGGNSGIGYATAKALREAGANVIITGRRKEAVEKAAQDLNVSSLVSDQSILSDIETLAANVAQQFGKVDILLINAGITKFAPIELITENVFNEVMDVNFKGAYFTLSKFIPVLNDSASVILLSSTSATISPPGASVYAASKAALNAVMKIAALELASRKIRVNSVSPGPVSTEIMNKLGLDKNVEEQMIGSIPLARFGKASEVADLITFLSGDNASFITGSNFLIDGGQSV
- a CDS encoding AraC family transcriptional regulator; the encoded protein is MEFKAKYITDDIKLSWYEDKFFKSDIMFDHHMLVWFISGETKIVQADASYIFKKGDIFLIPRNQLATIINYPKDGSPHKTVVMHLSTTRLREFYANLNVKPKASEQRILHYNNHPLLESCLSSLIPYFDMKELPTEIASLKITEAISILRSIDKSIDNVLANFEEPGKIDLITYMEKNFMFNLPLEKFGYLTGRSLTTFKRDFSKAFNTTPQRWLTKKRLELAHYQFVEKKKKPIEVCYEVGFENLSHFSYAFKKQFGYAPSALVDKER